A section of the Candidatus Atribacteria bacterium ADurb.Bin276 genome encodes:
- the xerC gene encoding Tyrosine recombinase XerC, translating into MYPSPSSLKINNELINEFHEYLEFERHYSEHTIENYLRVVNQFNNYLMKTNKRSLVEVGTSDVAGFMAFLKTVSHLMRVSQLNRLSALKTFYRYLRKRGKIQKNPCDGIGGLREEKSLPTFFSQQEINRFLTYLEDRFQKKPNFLQARNRALFEILYSSGLRVGEVVRLKTIDLNFRQKIVKVRGKGGKERIVPFNDKALQAVEDYLAFRRPKGPVKELFLNYLQQPLTTRGVRVILNKILAEIGMVKKASPHTFRHSFASHFLSGGAEMRIVQEALGHSSLSTTQIYTHLNWDNMKKVYENTHPRSHKKED; encoded by the coding sequence GTGTACCCCTCACCATCGAGCTTAAAAATAAATAATGAATTAATTAACGAGTTTCATGAATATCTGGAGTTCGAGCGCCATTACTCAGAACATACTATTGAAAATTATCTTCGAGTGGTGAATCAATTTAATAATTATTTAATGAAAACCAATAAAAGAAGTCTAGTCGAGGTTGGTACTTCAGATGTAGCCGGATTTATGGCTTTTCTAAAAACGGTTTCCCATTTGATGAGAGTTTCTCAGCTGAACCGATTGTCGGCTTTGAAAACCTTTTATCGATATTTACGAAAAAGAGGAAAAATTCAAAAAAATCCTTGCGATGGTATCGGAGGGCTCAGGGAAGAAAAAAGTCTTCCCACCTTTTTTTCTCAACAGGAAATTAATCGATTTTTGACTTATTTGGAAGATCGTTTTCAAAAAAAACCAAATTTTCTTCAGGCTCGCAATCGAGCACTTTTTGAAATTCTGTATTCATCTGGTTTGCGAGTTGGAGAAGTAGTTCGGCTTAAAACCATCGATTTGAATTTTCGGCAGAAAATCGTTAAGGTGCGGGGGAAAGGTGGAAAAGAAAGAATCGTCCCCTTTAACGATAAAGCTCTTCAGGCAGTCGAAGATTATCTGGCTTTTCGTCGACCGAAAGGACCAGTTAAGGAACTTTTTTTAAATTATCTCCAACAACCATTAACGACTCGTGGTGTACGGGTTATTTTAAATAAAATCTTAGCAGAGATTGGGATGGTAAAAAAAGCCTCTCCTCATACTTTTCGTCATAGTTTTGCCAGTCATTTTCTTTCAGGAGGGGCTGAGATGAGGATTGTTCAGGAGGCACTGGGACACTCCAGTCTTTCTACCACCCAAATTTACACCCATTTAAATTGGGACAATATGAAAAAAGTTTATGAAAATACTCACCCCCGATCCCATAAAAAGGAGGATTAA
- the cmk gene encoding Cytidylate kinase encodes MKRLIAIDGPAGAGKSTVARLLAKKLSYLYIDTGAMYRAITYFLIKQGINYEDPKALNQALNKMDLHFQVIDGISVIFLNGKRCDEEIRQTDVNQHVSPVAKIVAVRHFLKKKQRDLAQSTFSVTEGRDIGTVVLPDADLKIFLMARPEIRAQRRWKELKEKGIDISYEKVLENVIQRDTIDSTRSEAPLRPADDAMMVDTSDMSIEEVVNFLYQKAVENE; translated from the coding sequence ATGAAAAGGCTGATTGCTATTGATGGACCTGCCGGAGCGGGGAAAAGTACGGTAGCTCGTTTGTTAGCCAAAAAATTATCCTATTTATATATAGATACTGGTGCCATGTATCGAGCGATTACCTATTTTTTAATAAAACAAGGTATAAATTATGAAGACCCAAAGGCCCTAAACCAAGCATTAAATAAAATGGATCTCCATTTTCAAGTTATTGATGGAATTTCGGTCATTTTTCTCAATGGAAAGCGATGCGATGAAGAAATCCGTCAAACTGATGTAAATCAGCATGTTTCTCCAGTAGCAAAAATAGTTGCTGTACGTCATTTTTTAAAGAAAAAACAAAGGGATTTAGCTCAATCGACTTTTTCAGTTACTGAGGGACGAGATATTGGAACGGTGGTTCTTCCCGATGCTGATTTAAAAATATTTCTAATGGCTCGACCAGAAATTCGAGCCCAGCGACGATGGAAAGAATTAAAAGAAAAAGGGATTGATATCTCTTATGAGAAAGTCCTTGAGAATGTCATACAACGAGATACTATCGATTCGACTCGAAGTGAAGCTCCTCTGCGACCGGCTGATGATGCCATGATGGTTGATACTTCTGATATGAGTATTGAAGAGGTGGTGAACTTTCTCTACCAAAAAGCGGTAGAGAATGAATGA
- the aroA1 gene encoding 3-phosphoshikimate 1-carboxyvinyltransferase 1 encodes MGKVRIIPVSVKLSGDIFCPPDKSFSHRAAMIGALSSGETIIQNFSFCQDTWSTLHCLELLGVKVQALPNQGMVRISSSGKESLSEPSDVLDVGNSGTTLRLITGIIAGIQGLSILTGDQSIRRRPMKRIIDPLRKTGAVIGGRDRDQYAPLYIIGKKPLQAFHHTLEIPSAQVKSCLLFAALWGDNPSFIKEPILSRNHTENMLQAVGGDIRKQNEVIQVYPGKEFVARPFHLPGDISSAAFLIAVTLLISGSHLIIRNLGLNPTRTGMLDCLQKTGAKINPFDVREEWGERQGHIAIEHSVLNSFEIGQEEIPSLIDEIPILSVLATQAHGRSIIRGAGELRVKESDRLHAISKNLIDLGAQIDETEDGLIISGPVRLKGGKVKSYGDHRIAMSMVIAGLIADAPVEIEDIECISISYPNFFQDLQKIGYGGFQFLTDTSFNNAYNREEA; translated from the coding sequence ATGGGTAAGGTACGAATTATTCCAGTTTCAGTCAAATTGAGCGGAGATATCTTTTGCCCTCCAGATAAATCATTTAGTCACCGAGCAGCGATGATTGGGGCCTTATCTTCAGGAGAGACTATCATTCAGAATTTTTCCTTTTGCCAAGATACCTGGTCAACGTTACATTGTTTGGAACTTTTAGGTGTGAAAGTGCAAGCCCTTCCTAACCAGGGCATGGTTAGGATAAGCAGTTCTGGAAAAGAAAGTTTGTCTGAGCCATCGGATGTCCTTGATGTGGGAAATTCAGGAACAACCTTGCGGTTGATTACCGGTATTATCGCTGGAATTCAAGGGTTATCAATTTTAACTGGAGATCAGAGTATACGCCGGCGCCCCATGAAACGCATTATTGATCCATTAAGAAAAACTGGCGCGGTTATTGGTGGTCGAGACCGAGATCAATATGCACCTCTCTATATCATCGGCAAAAAACCATTACAAGCTTTTCATCATACTCTCGAAATTCCCAGTGCTCAGGTTAAATCTTGTTTGCTTTTTGCTGCATTATGGGGAGATAATCCTTCCTTTATAAAAGAACCAATCCTTTCGCGAAATCATACTGAAAATATGCTCCAAGCGGTGGGAGGAGATATTCGAAAACAAAACGAAGTGATTCAAGTTTACCCGGGAAAAGAATTCGTTGCCCGACCTTTTCATTTACCTGGAGATATATCTTCAGCTGCTTTTTTAATTGCTGTTACCCTTTTAATTTCAGGGTCTCATCTTATTATTCGAAACTTGGGCTTGAACCCAACCCGAACTGGTATGCTTGATTGTTTGCAAAAAACAGGAGCCAAAATCAATCCATTTGATGTCAGGGAAGAGTGGGGGGAACGACAGGGTCATATTGCCATAGAACACTCAGTTTTAAATAGCTTTGAGATTGGTCAGGAAGAGATTCCATCGCTAATCGACGAGATTCCCATATTATCAGTACTTGCGACCCAAGCTCATGGTCGTTCGATAATCAGGGGAGCTGGTGAATTGCGAGTAAAGGAAAGCGACCGTTTGCATGCTATCAGTAAAAATTTAATCGATTTGGGAGCACAGATTGATGAAACCGAAGACGGATTGATTATTTCCGGTCCAGTTCGATTGAAAGGTGGCAAGGTAAAAAGTTATGGTGATCACCGAATAGCCATGAGTATGGTGATAGCTGGTTTGATTGCTGATGCTCCAGTGGAAATAGAAGATATCGAATGTATATCGATTAGTTACCCGAATTTCTTCCAAGATCTTCAAAAAATTGGATATGGGGGCTTTCAGTTTTTAACCGACACTTCATTTAATAATGCTTATAATCGGGAGGAAGCATGA
- the scpB gene encoding Segregation and condensation protein B, with amino-acid sequence MSNDILLKGLIEAFLFSSPQPVSIEELMRVTQADRDLVEKELFNLLEDYRLRQSAIFLRRVAGQWQMAVRPEYGSHLKEYAQVTVKKGISRAALEVLAIVSLEQPVTKIQIDIKRGVDSGAAISVLLERGLIAIAGQVDRPGKPFLYQLTEKFFEVFGLEDQEALQRIQQIIASQEVTNEVE; translated from the coding sequence ATGAGTAATGATATTTTGTTAAAAGGATTAATCGAAGCTTTTCTATTTTCCTCTCCTCAGCCGGTTTCGATTGAGGAGTTAATGAGAGTAACTCAAGCCGACCGAGACCTGGTTGAAAAAGAACTATTTAATTTATTGGAGGACTACCGGTTACGGCAGAGTGCTATATTTTTACGCCGAGTAGCTGGGCAATGGCAAATGGCGGTTCGGCCAGAGTATGGAAGCCATTTAAAGGAATATGCCCAGGTTACAGTTAAAAAAGGGATATCCCGTGCTGCCTTGGAGGTTCTGGCTATTGTTTCCCTTGAACAACCAGTGACTAAAATTCAAATCGACATCAAGCGGGGGGTTGATTCCGGGGCTGCTATAAGTGTTCTATTAGAAAGAGGTTTAATTGCCATAGCTGGTCAGGTCGATCGACCAGGAAAACCTTTTCTTTACCAACTCACCGAGAAATTTTTTGAAGTATTTGGTTTAGAAGACCAGGAAGCCTTGCAACGAATTCAGCAAATTATTGCCAGTCAGGAAGTAACCAATGAGGTTGAATAA
- the hslU gene encoding ATP-dependent protease ATPase subunit HslU, which yields MEQIDDFLTPEEIVRELDKYIIGQEDAKKSVAIALRNRMRRRMLPQEIAEEITPKNIIMIGPTGVGKTEIARRIAKLTGAPFMKVEATKFTEVGYVGRDVESIIRDLAELSLRMVKSEKISAQEGKTRWVVEERLLDLLFNKRITPEDFDEPSPSGTSTRVDVVWPTPSSSAERTREKIREKLHQGELEDREIEIEIEESSMPVEVVNVGGLDNMGIDFSGLFGGIFPARKKKKRVKVKDAREILFNQEAQKLLDMDDIKSEAIRRVEESGIVFIDEIDKIASPGGRDTHGPDVSRGGVQRDLLPIVEGSTVVTKHGPVRTNHILFIAAGAFSHTKPSDLLPELQGRFPIRVELSALSEEDLYRIVVEPYNSLVKQYTAMLSTEEVELQFTDDGLREIAHISSILNQKMENIGARRLHTVVERVLQDISFRAPNLKQKVVVIDRAYIQDRLKNVLQDEDVTRYIL from the coding sequence ATGGAACAGATTGATGATTTTTTAACCCCGGAAGAAATTGTCCGAGAATTAGATAAATATATTATTGGTCAGGAAGACGCTAAAAAATCGGTTGCGATTGCCCTTCGTAATCGGATGCGACGAAGGATGCTTCCTCAAGAAATAGCTGAGGAGATTACTCCAAAAAATATCATCATGATCGGTCCAACCGGAGTTGGTAAAACTGAGATTGCCCGTCGGATTGCGAAACTGACCGGTGCGCCTTTTATGAAGGTAGAGGCAACTAAATTCACTGAAGTTGGTTATGTGGGAAGAGATGTTGAATCAATTATTCGTGATCTGGCTGAGTTATCACTGCGAATGGTAAAAAGTGAAAAAATAAGCGCTCAAGAAGGAAAAACCAGATGGGTTGTGGAAGAACGCTTGTTGGATCTTCTTTTTAATAAAAGAATTACACCAGAAGATTTTGACGAACCTTCTCCTTCTGGAACCAGTACTCGGGTTGATGTGGTATGGCCGACGCCATCTTCTTCAGCAGAACGGACACGAGAAAAAATTCGAGAAAAATTACACCAGGGTGAATTAGAAGACCGGGAAATCGAAATTGAGATTGAAGAGAGCTCAATGCCGGTAGAAGTGGTTAATGTTGGTGGGCTAGATAATATGGGTATTGACTTTTCTGGTCTTTTTGGAGGCATTTTTCCTGCCCGTAAGAAGAAGAAACGGGTTAAAGTCAAAGATGCTCGGGAAATTCTTTTTAATCAAGAAGCTCAGAAGTTATTGGATATGGATGATATTAAAAGTGAAGCCATCCGACGAGTAGAGGAAAGTGGAATTGTATTTATCGATGAGATTGACAAAATCGCCTCACCAGGGGGGAGGGACACCCATGGTCCTGATGTTTCCCGAGGGGGAGTTCAACGTGACCTATTACCGATCGTAGAAGGCTCAACAGTGGTTACCAAACATGGGCCGGTTCGTACCAATCATATTCTTTTTATTGCTGCCGGAGCCTTTTCCCATACTAAACCATCAGATTTACTTCCTGAATTACAAGGTCGGTTTCCCATACGAGTTGAACTTTCAGCGCTTAGCGAGGAAGACCTTTATCGAATCGTTGTTGAGCCTTACAATTCTTTGGTGAAGCAATATACAGCAATGTTATCAACCGAAGAGGTTGAATTACAGTTTACCGATGACGGGCTAAGAGAAATTGCGCATATATCCTCAATTCTAAATCAAAAAATGGAGAATATCGGTGCGCGTCGCTTGCACACGGTGGTAGAGAGAGTTCTCCAGGATATCTCTTTTAGAGCACCGAACTTAAAGCAAAAAGTGGTGGTTATTGATCGAGCTTATATTCAGGACCGATTGAAAAATGTTTTACAAGATGAAGATGTTACCCGTTATATTTTGTAA
- the rluB gene encoding Ribosomal large subunit pseudouridine synthase B — MRLNKYLAQAGIGSRRACDRYIQEGRVAVNGGIQIQPAYQVEPTDVVTFDGSPVQPEDRLIYLQLYKPRGTLTTVRDPRGRETVMKWITDIKERIFPVGRLDYDSEGLLLFTNDGRITNILTHPRYEVLKTYRVYVSGQVNCRELEVLADGIVKNGRHYQAHSTKLIEHQKGFTIAEVVLNEGKKHEIRILFEGIGHPVLRLIRTKMGPITLDENLLPGEWRYLLKDEIKLLFERGGVSTDVNQ, encoded by the coding sequence ATGAGGTTGAATAAATATTTAGCTCAGGCCGGAATTGGTTCTCGGCGAGCCTGTGATCGCTATATTCAAGAGGGAAGGGTAGCCGTCAACGGCGGAATCCAAATCCAACCAGCCTATCAAGTCGAGCCAACTGATGTGGTAACCTTTGATGGATCGCCAGTTCAACCGGAGGATCGTCTGATTTATCTTCAATTGTACAAACCTCGAGGTACATTGACAACGGTCCGAGACCCACGGGGAAGGGAAACGGTTATGAAATGGATTACTGATATCAAGGAAAGAATATTTCCGGTTGGTCGTTTGGATTATGATAGTGAGGGCTTGCTTCTTTTTACCAATGATGGACGAATTACTAATATTTTAACCCATCCCCGCTATGAAGTGTTGAAAACCTACCGAGTTTATGTTTCAGGCCAGGTGAATTGCCGGGAACTGGAAGTACTTGCCGATGGGATTGTAAAGAACGGAAGGCACTATCAAGCTCATTCAACAAAGCTCATTGAACATCAGAAGGGATTTACGATTGCTGAAGTCGTTTTAAATGAAGGAAAAAAGCACGAAATACGGATTCTTTTTGAAGGTATTGGTCATCCAGTTTTGCGTTTAATACGGACCAAAATGGGACCGATAACCCTGGATGAGAATTTATTGCCCGGAGAATGGCGTTATCTCTTGAAGGATGAGATTAAACTTCTTTTTGAGAGAGGTGGTGTTTCGACCGATGTCAACCAATAG
- the hslV gene encoding ATP-dependent protease subunit HslV, which translates to MKIISTTVLGVLRNGKAAMACDGQVTMNESVLKRGAKKIRTLYQGNVLAGFAGAGADCLTLLDRFEEKLNSYSGNLSRAAIELAKMWRTDKVLRHLEALLLAMDLEHVLIISGKGDVIEPDESIAAIGSGGNYALSAAKALYRNTDMDSEAIARRSLEIAAEICIYTNDHIHLETLG; encoded by the coding sequence ATGAAGATCATATCAACAACAGTTCTTGGCGTTTTACGAAATGGAAAAGCAGCAATGGCTTGTGACGGACAGGTAACCATGAATGAATCAGTATTAAAAAGAGGAGCTAAAAAAATACGGACCTTATATCAAGGGAATGTTTTAGCCGGTTTTGCAGGAGCTGGTGCAGATTGTCTCACCTTGCTGGATCGTTTTGAAGAGAAATTGAATTCTTATAGTGGAAATCTGTCTCGGGCAGCCATTGAGTTGGCTAAAATGTGGAGGACTGATAAAGTTCTCAGGCATCTTGAAGCTTTATTGCTGGCTATGGATTTAGAACATGTATTGATTATTTCAGGAAAAGGAGACGTAATCGAACCTGACGAATCAATAGCAGCTATTGGCTCGGGAGGCAATTATGCTTTGTCTGCTGCCAAAGCATTATATCGAAATACTGATATGGATTCGGAGGCGATCGCTCGTCGATCCTTGGAAATTGCTGCAGAAATCTGTATTTATACCAACGATCACATTCATTTGGAAACTTTGGGGTAA
- the der_1 gene encoding GTPase Der, whose product MNKEAPLVVIVGKTNVGKSTLFNRLSGRRITIVDSTPGVTRDLIENIIEIDGVLVRLVDTAGIELTVSPDDPLQTEAEKRVWEVINKADYILLILDGKEGMTSVDHELISRLRRVKDTIIPIVNKREGMTHLGLLSDFYALGFDDVVQISAVHGDGIPQLKSILFDRLKSDTESEDAQVVEHHDFRIAIVGKPNVGKSTLFNMLLESDRSIVSTIPGTTRDPLESSLVSGGYGRYQLVDTAGLARKSRIKEDIAFYATVRTMEKIAETNLCVLVLDVQEGISQQDRHIANQIYQQKKCCLIFLNKMDIIPERLTRKKIEETKKWIWNELNFLDYATVLIGSATDRKLKPHFLAQFATIASRYYQRLKTSFINREIKEKINDLNISMGKGRLLRVYYGYQELTAPPRFSFLTNFKGNDRELERSIHSIEKIIRQEGDWEGVPLTIELKNK is encoded by the coding sequence ATGAATAAAGAAGCACCATTAGTTGTTATTGTAGGAAAGACCAACGTTGGCAAGTCAACCCTTTTCAACCGTCTCTCGGGACGAAGGATTACCATTGTTGACTCAACTCCAGGTGTAACCAGAGATCTTATTGAAAATATCATTGAGATCGATGGAGTTCTGGTTCGATTGGTCGATACTGCTGGTATTGAATTAACGGTATCACCAGATGATCCTCTGCAAACCGAAGCAGAAAAAAGAGTGTGGGAAGTCATCAATAAAGCTGACTACATTTTGTTGATTCTTGATGGAAAGGAAGGAATGACCAGCGTTGACCATGAGTTAATAAGTCGTTTGCGCCGAGTGAAGGATACTATTATTCCGATCGTGAATAAAAGGGAAGGGATGACCCATTTAGGATTACTATCGGATTTCTATGCATTAGGGTTTGATGATGTCGTGCAGATATCGGCAGTACATGGGGACGGGATTCCTCAATTAAAATCCATCCTTTTTGACCGATTGAAAAGTGATACTGAGTCGGAAGATGCTCAAGTTGTCGAGCATCATGATTTTCGTATTGCCATTGTTGGTAAACCCAATGTCGGAAAATCAACCTTGTTTAATATGTTGTTGGAAAGCGACCGATCTATAGTGAGTACCATTCCAGGAACAACTCGAGATCCACTGGAATCATCGCTGGTTAGCGGAGGGTACGGACGGTATCAATTGGTGGATACTGCCGGATTGGCTCGCAAATCCCGTATCAAGGAAGATATCGCCTTTTATGCCACAGTACGGACTATGGAAAAAATTGCTGAAACCAATCTTTGTGTGTTGGTCCTTGATGTTCAAGAAGGGATTAGCCAGCAGGATAGGCACATTGCCAATCAAATTTATCAGCAAAAAAAGTGCTGTCTTATTTTCCTGAATAAGATGGATATAATTCCAGAGCGATTGACTCGAAAAAAAATTGAGGAAACCAAAAAGTGGATTTGGAATGAATTAAATTTTCTCGATTATGCTACGGTTTTGATTGGGTCGGCAACCGACCGAAAACTGAAGCCTCATTTTTTAGCTCAATTTGCAACCATTGCGAGCCGCTATTATCAACGGCTTAAAACCAGCTTTATCAATCGAGAGATTAAGGAAAAAATTAACGATTTAAATATCAGTATGGGAAAAGGAAGGCTTCTCCGTGTCTATTATGGATATCAAGAGCTCACTGCTCCTCCTCGTTTTTCGTTTTTAACTAATTTTAAAGGAAACGATCGAGAGCTGGAGAGAAGTATTCATAGTATTGAAAAAATCATTCGTCAGGAAGGTGATTGGGAAGGTGTACCCCTCACCATCGAGCTTAAAAATAAATAA
- the aroH gene encoding Chorismate mutase AroH, with product MEYQKNPMRGIRGAITVDRDSSDEIAQATLLLFETMMKKNHLEPDDITAVFITVTHDLKSAFPARAIRQIEEYRFLPLMCAQEIPIEGTIKRCIRLMMIAFCPNVSHEAIRHVYMREAQNLRRDLKGENNG from the coding sequence ATGGAATACCAGAAAAATCCTATGCGAGGGATTAGGGGAGCTATTACAGTTGATAGAGATAGTTCGGATGAAATTGCTCAGGCCACCTTGCTTTTGTTTGAAACCATGATGAAAAAAAACCATTTAGAGCCCGATGATATTACGGCGGTTTTCATAACCGTCACTCATGATTTAAAATCGGCTTTTCCCGCCCGTGCAATTCGACAAATTGAAGAATATCGTTTTCTTCCCTTGATGTGTGCGCAAGAGATTCCCATAGAGGGTACTATTAAGCGTTGTATTCGTTTGATGATGATCGCTTTCTGTCCCAATGTCAGTCATGAAGCCATTCGACATGTTTATATGAGAGAGGCTCAAAACCTTCGGAGGGATTTAAAGGGAGAAAATAATGGGTAA
- the btuR gene encoding Cob(I)yrinic acid a,c-diamide adenosyltransferase: MSTNRGFIQVYYGDGKGKTTAALGLAVRATGQGLKVLFLQFFKKNLAGELISLQYLPGITLYQFGSGKFILNRQWQEEDYQEFLMGWEMAKRALHTEDYDLLIMDEFLYAFTYQMLSWDDFLKELNTRKQKIEVIITGRKAIPQLLDYADLVTNMILIKHPYQQGIPARKGIEY; this comes from the coding sequence ATGTCAACCAATAGAGGATTCATTCAAGTATATTATGGGGATGGAAAAGGGAAAACCACTGCAGCTCTTGGCCTGGCGGTCAGGGCTACTGGTCAGGGCTTAAAAGTTCTTTTTCTCCAATTTTTTAAAAAGAACCTAGCCGGTGAGCTCATTTCGCTCCAATACCTACCGGGAATAACTTTATATCAATTTGGATCGGGGAAATTTATTTTAAATAGGCAGTGGCAGGAAGAGGATTATCAAGAATTCTTGATGGGTTGGGAAATGGCCAAAAGAGCCTTACACACCGAGGATTATGATTTATTAATAATGGACGAATTTCTTTACGCTTTTACCTACCAAATGCTCAGTTGGGATGATTTTTTAAAAGAATTGAATACTCGAAAACAGAAGATCGAGGTTATAATAACCGGCAGGAAGGCAATACCCCAGCTCCTTGATTATGCTGATTTGGTTACCAACATGATTCTGATTAAACATCCCTATCAACAAGGAATACCGGCTCGAAAGGGGATTGAATATTAA
- the rpsB gene encoding 30S ribosomal protein S2: MIVTMKQLLEAGVHFGHQTRRWNPKMKPYIFTERNNIYIIDLQKTVGLAEKAYYFVRDLAKESGTVLFVGTKKQAQEAIEQEANRCGMYYVNQRWLGGMLTNFVTIRQSIDKLEHIEKLEENGILNRLPKKEIMQILKTKTRLEKYLTGIRKMARVPDCVFVVDPRRERNAVLEARRIGIPIVGIVDTNCDPDEVDFVIPGNDDAIRAIRLFSSIIADAVMEGKQYATEGREEVTTEGEAVPETEVAVSDEVSTDNEEELPLSILEELKDPELEEIESDDENLTEEAKEEQP, encoded by the coding sequence ATGATCGTTACTATGAAGCAGTTGTTGGAAGCTGGGGTTCATTTTGGTCATCAAACCCGCCGTTGGAATCCAAAAATGAAACCCTATATTTTTACCGAAAGAAATAATATCTATATTATTGATTTACAAAAAACCGTTGGCTTAGCTGAGAAGGCTTACTATTTCGTTCGTGATTTAGCGAAGGAGAGTGGAACGGTTCTTTTTGTCGGGACCAAGAAACAGGCGCAGGAAGCCATAGAGCAAGAAGCGAACCGTTGTGGGATGTATTATGTAAATCAGCGATGGCTGGGGGGTATGCTTACTAATTTTGTAACCATTCGGCAGAGCATAGATAAATTGGAACACATTGAGAAATTGGAAGAAAACGGTATCTTAAACCGACTTCCAAAAAAAGAAATTATGCAAATCTTAAAAACCAAGACTCGATTGGAAAAATACCTTACTGGAATCCGAAAGATGGCCAGGGTTCCCGATTGTGTGTTTGTTGTCGACCCCAGGAGAGAGCGAAACGCCGTTTTAGAAGCTCGTCGTATTGGGATTCCAATCGTTGGTATTGTAGATACCAATTGTGATCCTGATGAAGTCGATTTTGTGATACCAGGTAATGATGATGCCATACGAGCTATTCGTCTATTCTCATCCATCATAGCCGATGCCGTGATGGAGGGTAAACAGTATGCAACCGAGGGTCGTGAAGAAGTTACTACTGAAGGAGAAGCTGTCCCTGAAACCGAGGTGGCGGTTTCTGATGAAGTATCCACCGACAATGAAGAAGAACTTCCTCTTTCGATTTTAGAAGAGCTCAAAGATCCTGAACTGGAAGAAATTGAAAGTGACGATGAAAATCTCACCGAAGAAGCAAAGGAGGAACAACCATGA
- the ispH gene encoding 4-hydroxy-3-methylbut-2-enyl diphosphate reductase — MKILVAKHIGFCPGVKRAYTMAIQAFDINYQPVYLLGELVHNHQAVKMLIERGARLEDEVEQIPDKVTVVTRSHGLERKTREKLLEKGVTIIDTTCPRVRKVQSLASELEKKGYTMIILGDPNHAEIKALISELNTKPLVLGKDSTDWENKLNTLPENQPLAVIEQTTFPQQQYLDFCRLLEEKNLTDRCLIYNTLCLETEYRQNELRSHLQTGKIDVVIILGGKHSSNTRGLYLIANEQAPRTIWIEDPNEVEKTWFQPNQTILIVSGASTPDCAVKELMKKLNKGKVYE; from the coding sequence ATGAAAATTCTTGTAGCTAAGCATATTGGTTTTTGTCCGGGAGTAAAAAGGGCGTATACCATGGCAATACAAGCTTTTGATATAAATTACCAACCGGTTTATCTTCTCGGAGAATTAGTTCATAACCATCAAGCAGTAAAGATGTTAATCGAAAGGGGAGCTCGATTAGAAGATGAGGTGGAACAGATACCTGATAAGGTAACTGTGGTTACCCGTTCCCACGGTTTGGAGCGTAAAACCCGGGAAAAGCTTCTGGAAAAAGGAGTTACCATAATTGATACCACCTGTCCTCGAGTTCGAAAGGTACAGTCGTTAGCCAGTGAATTAGAAAAGAAGGGATATACCATGATTATTCTCGGAGATCCCAACCACGCCGAAATTAAAGCCTTAATCAGTGAGCTAAACACCAAACCTTTGGTATTAGGTAAGGATTCAACCGATTGGGAAAATAAACTCAATACTTTACCAGAAAATCAACCCTTGGCGGTTATCGAGCAAACTACCTTTCCTCAGCAACAGTACCTGGATTTTTGTCGATTACTGGAAGAAAAAAATTTAACCGATCGGTGTCTGATTTATAATACTCTCTGTCTAGAAACCGAATATCGGCAAAATGAATTAAGATCTCATCTCCAAACTGGGAAAATAGATGTGGTTATAATTTTAGGAGGGAAACATAGTTCCAATACTCGCGGTCTTTATTTGATAGCGAATGAACAAGCTCCACGAACCATTTGGATCGAGGATCCTAACGAAGTGGAAAAGACCTGGTTCCAACCGAACCAAACTATATTAATTGTCAGTGGGGCTTCAACTCCCGATTGTGCAGTAAAAGAGTTGATGAAAAAATTGAATAAGGGAAAAGTCTATGAATAA